One genomic window of Candidatus Bathyarchaeota archaeon includes the following:
- a CDS encoding DUF402 domain-containing protein, whose amino-acid sequence MENNQTESYIVVEYVRPPDKISIYNNKLLYMDGSVIVSEGVAHPKRPIIIKDKVVLDDGYRVIWFVFKGESYDVGKVYDLKGALKGYYCDIIKPPKIVGRNTLRIVDLFLDLWISTSLDTAILDEEEFEEALKSGWIDYETSAYARRKLDMLINLVRRGCFPPRFVTEFNKC is encoded by the coding sequence ATGGAAAACAATCAAACTGAAAGTTACATAGTGGTAGAATATGTTAGGCCACCGGACAAAATTTCAATCTATAACAACAAGTTGCTTTACATGGATGGGAGTGTAATAGTCTCTGAAGGGGTTGCGCATCCTAAGAGGCCTATCATAATTAAGGATAAGGTTGTCCTAGATGATGGTTACCGTGTCATCTGGTTTGTCTTCAAAGGCGAATCTTATGATGTTGGAAAAGTTTACGATCTCAAAGGGGCCTTGAAGGGATATTACTGCGACATCATTAAACCTCCTAAAATAGTCGGCCGAAATACTTTGAGAATAGTAGATTTGTTTCTTGACCTTTGGATATCGACCAGTCTAGACACTGCTATTCTTGATGAAGAGGAGTTTGAAGAGGCCTTAAAGAGCGGATGGATTGACTATGAGACATCTGCATACGCAAGGCGCAAGCTAGACATGTTGATCAATCTTGTTCGTAGAGGATGCTTCCCTCCCAGATTCGTAACTGAATTCAATAAGTGTTAA
- a CDS encoding malate dehydrogenase, which translates to MISIIGAGKVGSACALNIIRMNIADVTLVDVQGGLAEGEALDMRHASPSFGFDRVVKGTTRFEDIAGSEVVIVTAGYPRKPDTSRRDLAQGNARIVSSVAQEVSRYAPESVILVVTNPVDAMTYIAYIKSGFPRNRVLGMGGILDTLRYRTSIASELNVSSEDVQGLIIGEHGDLMIPLTEYTAISGIPVKKLLKPERLSEIIERARFSAMDVIKLKGATVHAPASAVSMMVESIVKGRNRLTVASVIPDGEYGLKDVSIGLPVILGRNGVERIVELELDDDVKSRLVEAASSIQSVISQIQQI; encoded by the coding sequence TTGATATCGATCATAGGTGCAGGTAAGGTTGGCAGCGCCTGCGCACTAAATATAATTCGTATGAATATTGCGGATGTGACGCTTGTCGACGTTCAGGGAGGTCTGGCTGAGGGTGAGGCACTTGATATGAGACATGCCTCACCATCCTTTGGGTTCGATAGAGTCGTTAAAGGTACGACAAGGTTTGAGGATATAGCTGGGTCTGAGGTTGTCATTGTAACAGCTGGCTACCCTAGGAAACCAGACACCTCAAGAAGAGATCTCGCTCAAGGCAACGCTAGGATAGTCTCCTCAGTAGCTCAGGAGGTATCTCGTTATGCTCCTGAGAGTGTTATATTAGTGGTTACGAATCCTGTGGACGCCATGACCTACATAGCATACATAAAGTCAGGGTTTCCCAGAAACAGGGTTTTAGGGATGGGGGGGATACTTGACACATTAAGATACCGTACTTCGATAGCTTCCGAACTTAATGTTTCAAGTGAGGATGTTCAGGGCCTTATTATTGGAGAGCATGGAGACCTGATGATCCCACTTACAGAATATACGGCAATCTCAGGTATACCTGTAAAGAAGCTTCTCAAGCCAGAGAGGTTGAGTGAGATAATTGAGAGGGCCAGGTTCAGCGCCATGGATGTCATCAAGTTGAAAGGGGCTACGGTCCATGCGCCTGCCTCAGCAGTTTCAATGATGGTTGAGAGCATAGTGAAGGGGAGGAATAGGTTAACCGTTGCTTCAGTGATTCCTGATGGAGAGTATGGTTTGAAAGATGTATCGATAGGCCTCCCAGTAATCTTGGGAAGGAATGGCGTCGAGAGGATAGTTGAACTTGAACTTGACGACGATGTGAAAAGTAGACTCGTCGAAGCCGCATCATCGATACAGTCAGTGATATCACAGATACAGCAAATCTAA
- a CDS encoding nitroreductase family protein, with protein sequence MNVFEAIKTRRSIRKYKPDPVEKEKLEKILEAGRLAPSAANRQPWHFIVVTDPTVREALRLAHESDWSVRSTSQVLKAPVIIVVCAEPEAAWRRNDGEEYWKIDAAIAMQNMVLTATDEGLGTCWIGAFNEENVKKVLKIPPEIRIVALTPLGYPAESKGIVSDRRPLAEIIHYDRW encoded by the coding sequence ATGAATGTCTTCGAAGCGATCAAAACCAGAAGAAGCATCAGAAAGTATAAGCCTGACCCTGTTGAGAAGGAGAAGCTGGAAAAGATCTTAGAGGCAGGTAGGCTGGCCCCATCAGCCGCAAACAGGCAACCATGGCACTTCATAGTCGTAACCGATCCCACAGTGAGGGAGGCTCTGAGGCTCGCACATGAGAGTGACTGGTCCGTCAGAAGCACTAGCCAAGTATTGAAGGCCCCAGTTATCATAGTGGTATGCGCTGAACCAGAAGCTGCATGGAGAAGGAACGATGGGGAGGAGTATTGGAAGATTGACGCTGCAATAGCGATGCAGAATATGGTGCTGACCGCAACTGATGAAGGGTTGGGGACATGTTGGATAGGGGCCTTCAATGAGGAGAATGTGAAGAAGGTTTTGAAGATTCCACCGGAGATAAGAATAGTAGCTCTAACCCCATTAGGATACCCTGCAGAGTCGAAAGGAATTGTCTCCGACAGGAGACCTTTAGCCGAAATAATACATTACGATCGATGGTAA
- a CDS encoding DUF4405 domain-containing protein, with protein sequence MNRTKLNAIVNILSLVLFLISLVSGLVLWQILPSGDGLGFRGGLGSRGRIFMNITRNEWLDLHNYSSILFACSVAVHCLLHWRWFKSVMKILGGES encoded by the coding sequence ATGAATAGAACGAAGCTGAATGCGATAGTTAATATTCTGTCACTTGTCTTATTCTTGATCTCTCTGGTTTCAGGTCTTGTCCTATGGCAGATTTTACCCAGTGGCGATGGTTTAGGGTTTAGGGGAGGCCTAGGGTCCAGAGGAAGAATCTTCATGAACATTACGCGTAATGAATGGTTAGATTTACATAATTACTCAAGCATACTCTTCGCATGTTCAGTTGCAGTACACTGTTTGCTACATTGGAGATGGTTTAAGTCAGTGATGAAGATTCTTGGTGGTGAAAGTTGA